One segment of Stenotrophomonas sp. SAU14A_NAIMI4_8 DNA contains the following:
- a CDS encoding VIT family protein gives MSCHSRHPELHRTDRVGWLRAAVLGANDGIVSVAGLVVGVAAGGASASTVLATGIAGTVAGAMSMAAGEYVSVQTQADTEAADLAVEKRELHEDPHSELDELTAIYRHRGLQPALARQVAEQLTAHDALGAHARDELGITDTLRARPLQAALASAAAFTCGAALPVVTALLAAAERVAAMTTIATLLGLCVTGALAAHAGGAAPVRGALRVMVWGAVAMAAAAAIGRLLGAHIT, from the coding sequence ATGAGTTGCCATTCACGACACCCCGAGCTGCACCGGACCGACCGTGTCGGCTGGCTGCGGGCGGCCGTGCTGGGTGCCAACGATGGCATCGTCTCGGTGGCCGGCCTGGTGGTGGGCGTGGCCGCCGGTGGCGCGTCGGCCAGCACCGTGCTGGCCACTGGCATTGCCGGCACCGTGGCCGGCGCGATGTCGATGGCCGCCGGCGAATACGTTTCGGTGCAGACCCAGGCCGATACCGAAGCGGCCGACCTGGCCGTGGAAAAGCGCGAACTGCACGAAGACCCGCACAGCGAACTGGACGAACTGACCGCCATCTACCGCCACCGCGGCCTGCAGCCGGCACTGGCGCGGCAGGTGGCCGAACAGCTCACTGCCCACGATGCGCTGGGCGCGCATGCGCGCGACGAACTGGGCATCACCGATACGCTGCGCGCGCGACCGCTGCAGGCGGCGCTGGCGTCGGCGGCGGCCTTCACGTGCGGCGCAGCGCTGCCGGTCGTGACCGCGCTGCTGGCGGCCGCAGAGCGGGTTGCCGCCATGACCACCATCGCCACCCTTCTGGGCCTGTGCGTGACCGGTGCGCTGGCCGCCCACGCCGGCGGTGCGGCGCCGGTACGCGGCGCCCTGCGGGTGATGGTCTGGGGCGCAGTGGCGATGGCCGCGGCCGCCGCGATCGGCCGCCTGCTGGGCGCACACATCACATGA
- a CDS encoding endonuclease/exonuclease/phosphatase family protein — translation MLTANIQAGSSTRRYSDYVTRSWSHALPAGRKRSSLDAIATLARNHDIVGLQEADPGSLRSGFTNQTHYLAQRAGFNYWSHQPNRRMGGVASSANGLLSKLEPVEVQDHALPGRIGGRGVLLAKFGDGADGLAVAVAHLSLGAGSRMSQLGFIAELLSDHPNAVLMGDFNCLAERPEMQVLYQKTQLQPPGCAVPTFPSWRPDRAIDHILVSSNLQTRSVEAVPAAFSDHLALAMAIDVPADALR, via the coding sequence TTGCTGACGGCCAATATCCAGGCCGGCTCAAGCACCCGCCGCTACAGCGACTATGTGACCCGCAGCTGGTCACATGCGCTGCCGGCGGGGCGCAAGCGCAGCAGCCTGGATGCGATCGCAACCCTGGCCCGCAACCATGACATCGTCGGCCTGCAGGAGGCCGACCCGGGCAGCCTGCGCTCGGGCTTCACCAACCAGACCCACTACCTGGCCCAGCGCGCCGGCTTCAATTACTGGAGCCACCAGCCGAACCGGCGCATGGGCGGTGTGGCGTCCAGCGCCAACGGCCTGCTGAGCAAGCTGGAACCGGTGGAAGTACAGGATCACGCCCTGCCCGGCCGCATCGGCGGGCGCGGCGTGCTGCTGGCCAAGTTCGGCGACGGTGCCGACGGCCTGGCCGTGGCGGTGGCCCATCTGTCGCTGGGCGCCGGCTCGCGCATGTCGCAGCTGGGCTTCATTGCCGAACTGCTGTCCGACCACCCCAACGCGGTGCTGATGGGCGACTTCAACTGCCTGGCCGAACGCCCGGAAATGCAGGTGCTGTACCAGAAGACCCAACTGCAACCGCCCGGTTGCGCGGTGCCCACCTTCCCCAGCTGGCGCCCGGACCGTGCGATCGACCACATCCTGGTCAGCAGCAACCTGCAGACCCGCAGCGTGGAAGCGGTGCCCGCCGCGTTTTCCGATCACCTGGCCCTGGCCATGGCGATCGACGTGCCGGCCGACGCCCTGCGCTGA
- a CDS encoding M23 family metallopeptidase, whose translation MTTPPSPALRLRRWLLRGLLLLIALIAALAVWNSPWAAAPKLLWSLSRMPPAQQLPVPVDGVRPRQIADTFGAPRGRDRTHAGIDIFAKRGTPVRSVTTGVIADVRDGGLGGRQVWVIGPARERYYYAHLDSWAEGLARGQIVQAGDLLGQVGDSGNAQGTPPHLHWGIYGADGARDPLPLLR comes from the coding sequence ATGACCACTCCGCCTTCCCCTGCACTACGCCTGCGCCGCTGGTTGCTTCGGGGCCTGCTGCTGCTGATCGCCCTCATCGCCGCACTCGCCGTGTGGAACAGCCCCTGGGCTGCCGCACCGAAGCTGCTGTGGTCGCTGTCGCGCATGCCGCCGGCGCAGCAGCTGCCGGTGCCCGTGGACGGCGTACGCCCCCGGCAGATTGCCGATACTTTCGGTGCCCCGCGCGGGCGCGACCGCACCCACGCCGGCATCGACATCTTCGCAAAGCGCGGCACGCCGGTGCGCAGCGTCACCACCGGGGTGATCGCCGATGTGCGCGACGGCGGCCTGGGCGGGCGCCAGGTCTGGGTGATCGGCCCGGCACGCGAGCGCTACTACTACGCCCACCTGGACAGCTGGGCCGAGGGTCTGGCGCGGGGCCAGATCGTGCAGGCCGGCGACCTGCTGGGCCAGGTGGGTGACAGCGGCAACGCCCAAGGCACCCCGCCGCACCTGCACTGGGGCATCTACGGCGCCGACGGCGCACGCGACCCGCTGCCGCTGCTGCGTTGA
- a CDS encoding helix-turn-helix domain-containing protein yields the protein MTGQPPPATALLAELASLAHCGRAEGYACITARREHGASSVEIPQPQFAILLEGRKQVRTAHQTLDYAPGDILLVTQRCRIDVVNTPDPRTGRYLSAIVPLCAEALAAARTLWNEPLPAPGASVARLALHEHGALLRQWRQHLQDGHYSEARLALASLVLAWCRRGHGNLLLPQAPTLGEQIRDRIATDPARDWQSRDVEAQFALSGATLRRRLAAEQTSLRQLLTEARLAHGMNLLYTTDLPLKTVAARAGYRSAASFSKRFAEQYGLSPSEI from the coding sequence ATGACCGGCCAACCGCCCCCCGCCACCGCGCTGCTGGCCGAACTGGCCAGCCTGGCCCACTGCGGGCGCGCCGAAGGCTATGCCTGCATCACCGCGCGGCGCGAACACGGCGCCAGTTCGGTGGAAATTCCGCAGCCGCAGTTCGCCATCCTGCTGGAGGGCCGCAAGCAGGTACGCACCGCGCACCAGACGCTGGACTACGCACCGGGCGACATCCTGCTGGTCACCCAGCGCTGCCGCATCGATGTGGTGAACACCCCCGATCCGCGCACCGGGCGCTACCTGAGCGCCATCGTGCCGCTGTGTGCGGAAGCACTGGCCGCAGCCCGCACGCTGTGGAACGAACCGCTGCCGGCACCCGGTGCCAGCGTGGCAAGGTTGGCGCTGCACGAGCACGGTGCCCTGCTGCGGCAGTGGCGCCAGCACCTGCAGGACGGCCACTACAGCGAAGCACGCCTGGCCCTGGCCAGCCTGGTCCTGGCGTGGTGCCGCAGGGGCCACGGCAACCTGCTGTTGCCGCAGGCGCCCACGCTGGGCGAACAGATCCGCGACCGCATCGCCACCGACCCCGCGCGCGACTGGCAATCACGCGATGTGGAAGCGCAGTTCGCGCTGAGCGGCGCCACCCTGCGCCGCCGCCTGGCGGCCGAACAGACCAGCCTGCGCCAACTGCTGACCGAAGCGCGCCTGGCCCATGGCATGAACCTGCTGTACACCACCGACCTGCCGCTGAAGACCGTGGCCGCCCGCGCGGGCTATCGCTCCGCCGCCAGCTTCAGCAAGCGCTTCGCCGAGCAGTACGGTCTTTCCCCCAGCGAGATCTAA
- a CDS encoding thiol:disulfide interchange protein DsbA/DsbL, with amino-acid sequence MKTRYAALALAALLPILAACKADDGTANTTAPAEPAATPATTETPAPAAEPAAGSESAAPAAEGSTAPADAAPAAAPAPTTTALTGPAPVEGADYQLIPNGQPFQPAAGKVEVVEIFGYVCPACAAFQPLVGPWKAGLPSDVNFVYVPAMFGGTWDNYGRAFYAAQTLGVQEKSHEALYQAIHVQKTLKGERGADSVDDIAKFYGAYGVDPKQFAATMGSFAVNAKTNSAKQFAQRSQISGTPSIIVNGKYLVKGKGFPDMLRIADHLIARERAAAQAH; translated from the coding sequence ATGAAGACCCGTTACGCCGCCCTCGCACTTGCAGCGCTGCTGCCGATCCTGGCCGCCTGCAAGGCCGACGACGGCACCGCCAATACCACCGCGCCGGCTGAACCGGCCGCGACCCCGGCCACCACCGAGACCCCGGCCCCGGCCGCCGAGCCGGCCGCAGGCAGCGAAAGCGCCGCCCCCGCCGCCGAAGGCAGCACCGCCCCGGCCGACGCCGCACCGGCGGCCGCACCGGCCCCGACCACCACCGCGCTGACCGGCCCGGCCCCGGTGGAAGGCGCCGACTACCAGCTGATCCCGAACGGCCAGCCGTTCCAGCCGGCTGCCGGCAAGGTGGAAGTGGTGGAAATCTTCGGTTACGTCTGCCCGGCCTGTGCCGCCTTCCAGCCGCTGGTGGGCCCGTGGAAGGCTGGCCTGCCCAGCGACGTGAACTTCGTCTACGTGCCGGCCATGTTCGGCGGCACCTGGGATAACTACGGCCGCGCCTTCTACGCCGCGCAGACCCTGGGCGTGCAGGAGAAGTCGCACGAAGCGCTGTACCAGGCCATCCACGTGCAGAAGACCCTGAAGGGCGAGCGCGGTGCCGACTCGGTGGACGACATCGCCAAGTTCTACGGTGCCTACGGCGTTGACCCCAAGCAGTTCGCCGCCACCATGGGCAGCTTCGCAGTGAACGCCAAGACCAATTCGGCCAAGCAGTTCGCCCAGCGCAGCCAGATCTCCGGCACTCCGTCGATCATCGTCAACGGTAAGTACCTGGTGAAGGGCAAGGGCTTCCCGGACATGCTGCGCATTGCCGACCACCTGATCGCCCGCGAGCGCGCGGCCGCCCAGGCTCATTGA
- a CDS encoding c-type cytochrome — protein MRHARVLAVSALAMAVVVAAAAFAQTTLVPLPDNGPIQTASLEVDFSKTTWGNAKEGQGKAAACAACHGADGNSTVEMYPSIAGQSERYVAQQMALIANGQRSSGAAVAMVPFVQNLSPQDMRDIGAFFATQKATAGIADDTPVADGPYKGMKFYEIGQQLYRGGDAQRGLPACMACHGPSGAGNPGPAYPHIGGQHASYVARRLQEYQAGQTHEADKAHFQIMAAIAQKLTEQEVQALSSYLQGLHNRADDVAAQTTAMPPAAAP, from the coding sequence ATGCGCCACGCTCGCGTTCTTGCCGTATCCGCCCTTGCCATGGCCGTGGTGGTTGCCGCCGCTGCCTTTGCGCAGACCACCCTGGTCCCGCTGCCCGACAATGGCCCGATCCAGACCGCCTCGCTCGAGGTGGATTTCAGCAAGACCACCTGGGGCAACGCCAAGGAAGGCCAGGGCAAGGCGGCCGCCTGCGCGGCCTGCCACGGCGCCGACGGCAATTCCACGGTCGAGATGTACCCGTCCATCGCCGGCCAGAGCGAACGCTACGTGGCCCAGCAGATGGCGCTGATCGCCAACGGCCAGCGCAGCTCCGGCGCCGCCGTGGCCATGGTGCCGTTCGTGCAGAACCTCAGCCCGCAGGACATGCGCGACATTGGCGCGTTCTTCGCCACCCAGAAGGCCACCGCCGGCATTGCCGACGACACGCCGGTGGCCGACGGCCCCTACAAGGGCATGAAGTTCTACGAGATCGGCCAGCAGCTGTACCGCGGCGGCGATGCCCAGCGCGGCCTGCCGGCCTGCATGGCCTGCCACGGCCCCAGCGGCGCCGGCAATCCGGGTCCGGCCTATCCGCATATCGGCGGCCAGCACGCCAGCTATGTCGCCCGGCGCCTGCAGGAATACCAAGCCGGGCAGACCCACGAAGCCGACAAGGCGCACTTCCAGATCATGGCGGCCATCGCCCAGAAGCTGACCGAGCAGGAAGTCCAGGCGCTGTCCAGCTACCTGCAGGGCCTGCACAACCGCGCCGACGACGTGGCCGCGCAGACCACCGCCATGCCACCGGCCGCCGCCCCCTGA
- a CDS encoding glutamate--cysteine ligase has product MSSPSHVADTPITDRTQLVEVLASGEKPRAQWRIGTEHEKFGFRLDDLRPPTYDGDRGIEALLNGLVRFGWEPVQENGNTIALLRDGASVTLEPAGQLELSGAALETIHQTCVETGTHLNEVAQVAGELQLGFLGMGFQPKWTRDEMPWMPKGRYKIMRNYMPKVGSLGLDMMTRTCTVQVNLDYATEADMVKKFRVSLALQPIATALFADSPFTEGKPNGYLSYRSHIWTDTDADRTGMLDFVFEDGFGYERYVDYLLDVPMYFSYRDGIYHDASGQSFRDFMQGKLPVLPGALPTLRDWSDHMTTAFPEVRLKKYLEMRGADGGPWSRLCALPAFWVGLLYDDASLDAAWDLVRDFTLAERHALRDGVPKYAMGLPFRNGTVRDLAREAVKISVEGLKRRAARNADGQDESKFLDVLQEIVESGLTPAERKLALFHGRWHGDVDPVFREFAY; this is encoded by the coding sequence TTGTCGAGCCCCAGCCACGTCGCCGATACGCCCATTACCGACCGCACGCAGCTGGTCGAGGTGCTTGCCTCCGGTGAAAAGCCCCGCGCGCAGTGGCGCATTGGTACCGAGCACGAGAAGTTCGGCTTCCGCCTGGACGATCTGCGCCCGCCCACCTACGACGGTGATCGTGGCATCGAGGCGCTGCTCAACGGTCTGGTGCGTTTCGGCTGGGAACCGGTGCAGGAAAACGGCAACACCATCGCCCTGCTGCGCGACGGCGCCTCGGTGACGCTGGAGCCGGCCGGGCAGCTGGAACTGTCGGGTGCGGCGCTGGAAACCATCCACCAGACCTGCGTGGAAACCGGCACGCATCTGAATGAAGTGGCACAGGTGGCCGGCGAACTGCAGCTGGGCTTCCTGGGCATGGGCTTCCAGCCCAAGTGGACGCGCGATGAGATGCCGTGGATGCCCAAGGGCCGCTACAAGATCATGCGCAACTACATGCCCAAGGTCGGTTCGCTGGGCCTGGACATGATGACCCGCACCTGCACGGTGCAGGTGAACCTGGACTACGCCACCGAAGCGGACATGGTGAAGAAGTTCCGTGTGTCGCTGGCGCTGCAGCCGATCGCCACCGCGCTGTTTGCCGATTCGCCGTTCACCGAAGGCAAGCCGAACGGCTACCTGAGCTACCGCTCGCACATCTGGACCGACACCGACGCCGACCGCACCGGCATGCTCGACTTCGTGTTCGAGGATGGCTTCGGCTACGAGCGTTACGTCGACTACCTGCTGGACGTGCCGATGTACTTCTCTTACCGCGATGGCATCTATCACGACGCCAGCGGGCAGAGCTTCCGCGATTTCATGCAGGGCAAGCTGCCGGTGCTGCCGGGTGCGTTGCCGACCCTGCGCGACTGGTCGGACCACATGACCACCGCGTTCCCGGAAGTGCGCCTGAAGAAGTACCTGGAAATGCGCGGCGCCGACGGTGGCCCGTGGAGCCGTCTGTGCGCGCTGCCGGCGTTCTGGGTGGGCCTGCTGTACGACGATGCCTCGCTGGACGCCGCCTGGGACCTGGTGCGTGACTTCACCCTGGCCGAGCGCCATGCGCTGCGCGATGGCGTGCCGAAGTACGCGATGGGCCTGCCGTTCCGCAACGGCACCGTGCGCGACCTGGCCCGCGAAGCGGTGAAGATTTCCGTGGAAGGGCTGAAGCGCCGCGCCGCGCGCAATGCCGATGGCCAGGACGAAAGCAAGTTCCTGGACGTGCTGCAGGAAATCGTCGAATCGGGCCTGACCCCGGCCGAACGCAAGCTGGCGCTGTTCCATGGCCGCTGGCACGGCGACGTCGATCCGGTGTTCCGCGAGTTTGCTTACTGA
- the fhuE gene encoding ferric-rhodotorulic acid/ferric-coprogen receptor FhuE, which produces MIRSTPALLPHRLSAAVLSALCLAAAPAAFAQTAAADPTTLDKIVVKGERAEGYSVRRTSAGTRFDLAPREIPQSVSIISHQRIEDQNLDDIIDVLANTTGVSSTQSDTERTEFYARGFYIDSYQFDGLPTQMVQNWSYGDSGLDLALYDRVEVVRGATGLLTGAGNPSASVNLVRKHADSAELTGSVSVNVGSWGRTRSTVDVTTPLNKSGSVRARVIGSYLDTDAQMDRYNQHKTLGYAVIDADLTPDTQLSVGYDYQQKRANGATWGGFPMLFSDGTSTGYDESFNASPNWTYWDTTSKRAFATLEHAFNDDWKVRIGATHDETKADDKLFYPAYNDWVTGASFFDKNTGAGISPSAGFYNTERKVNAVDGYFSGAFELFGLKHEVMGGLSYNKREYANYGDYQIGGAGLAWDPFSSYLNWNGNISEPNWNPLALASEGTITQKAAYAAARLSLADPLKLIVGARYTDWKSEGEGADRSHKVTTPYAGLVFDINDTYSTYASYTEIFQPQMLKDRNGSYLDPVDGKSYEVGVKGAWFDNRLNASVAVFRIEQDNVGQSTGEPVIGGTGGETAYVAARGTVSRGFEFELNGELAPGWNATFGASRYVAKDINDADINTNLPQTALKLFTSYTPQSLQELTVGGGANWQNRIYYAVPAYGRIEQSGYALVSAFVRYRLSPEWSVQANLNNLLDKKYFSQINGYGAYGDGRNGSITFTWSF; this is translated from the coding sequence ATGATCCGTTCAACCCCTGCCCTGCTGCCGCATCGCCTGTCCGCGGCGGTGCTTTCCGCCCTGTGCCTGGCCGCCGCCCCGGCCGCCTTCGCCCAGACCGCCGCTGCCGACCCCACCACCCTGGACAAGATCGTGGTGAAGGGCGAGCGCGCCGAAGGCTATTCCGTGCGCCGCACCTCGGCCGGTACCCGCTTCGACCTGGCACCGCGCGAGATTCCGCAGTCGGTCAGCATCATCAGCCACCAGCGCATCGAAGATCAGAACCTGGATGACATCATCGACGTGCTGGCCAACACCACCGGTGTCAGCAGCACCCAGTCCGATACCGAGCGCACCGAGTTCTACGCGCGCGGCTTCTACATCGACAGCTACCAGTTCGACGGCCTGCCCACGCAGATGGTGCAGAACTGGAGCTACGGCGATTCCGGCCTGGATCTGGCCCTGTACGACCGCGTGGAAGTGGTGCGCGGCGCCACCGGCCTGCTGACCGGTGCCGGCAACCCGTCGGCGTCGGTGAACCTGGTGCGCAAGCACGCCGACAGCGCCGAGCTGACCGGCAGCGTGTCGGTGAACGTGGGCAGCTGGGGCCGCACCCGCAGCACCGTGGACGTGACCACCCCGCTGAACAAGAGCGGTTCGGTGCGCGCCCGCGTGATCGGCAGCTACCTGGACACCGACGCACAGATGGACCGCTACAACCAGCACAAGACGCTGGGCTACGCCGTCATCGACGCCGACCTGACCCCGGACACCCAGCTGAGCGTGGGCTACGACTACCAGCAGAAGCGCGCCAACGGCGCCACCTGGGGTGGTTTCCCGATGCTGTTCTCCGATGGCACCAGCACCGGCTACGACGAATCGTTCAACGCCAGCCCGAACTGGACCTACTGGGACACCACCAGCAAGCGTGCCTTCGCCACGTTGGAACACGCCTTCAACGATGACTGGAAAGTCCGCATCGGCGCGACCCATGACGAGACCAAGGCCGACGACAAGCTGTTCTACCCGGCCTACAACGATTGGGTCACCGGCGCTTCCTTCTTCGACAAGAACACCGGTGCCGGCATCTCGCCGTCGGCCGGCTTCTACAACACCGAACGCAAGGTCAATGCGGTGGACGGCTACTTCAGTGGCGCGTTCGAGCTGTTTGGCCTGAAGCACGAAGTGATGGGTGGCCTGAGCTACAACAAGCGCGAGTACGCCAACTACGGCGACTACCAGATCGGCGGTGCCGGTCTCGCCTGGGATCCCTTCTCCAGCTACCTGAACTGGAACGGCAACATCAGCGAACCGAACTGGAATCCGCTGGCGCTGGCCAGCGAAGGCACCATCACCCAGAAGGCCGCCTATGCCGCTGCACGCCTGTCGCTGGCTGATCCGCTGAAGCTGATCGTGGGCGCGCGCTACACCGACTGGAAGAGCGAAGGCGAAGGCGCTGACCGTTCGCACAAGGTCACCACCCCGTATGCCGGCCTGGTGTTCGACATCAACGACACCTACTCCACCTATGCCTCGTACACCGAGATCTTCCAGCCGCAGATGCTGAAGGACCGCAACGGCAGCTACCTGGACCCGGTGGACGGCAAGAGCTACGAAGTGGGCGTGAAGGGCGCCTGGTTCGACAACCGACTGAATGCTTCGGTGGCCGTGTTCCGCATCGAGCAGGACAACGTCGGCCAGTCCACCGGCGAGCCGGTCATCGGCGGCACCGGTGGTGAAACCGCCTACGTGGCCGCACGCGGCACCGTCAGCCGTGGCTTCGAGTTCGAACTGAACGGCGAACTGGCCCCGGGCTGGAATGCCACCTTCGGTGCCTCGCGATACGTGGCCAAGGACATCAACGACGCTGACATCAACACCAACCTGCCGCAGACCGCGCTGAAGCTGTTCACCAGCTACACCCCGCAGTCGCTGCAGGAGCTGACCGTCGGCGGTGGTGCTAACTGGCAGAACCGCATCTACTACGCCGTGCCGGCCTACGGTCGCATCGAACAGAGCGGCTACGCCCTGGTCAGCGCGTTCGTGCGTTACCGCCTGTCGCCGGAATGGAGCGTGCAGGCCAACCTGAACAACCTGCTGGACAAGAAGTACTTCTCGCAGATCAACGGCTACGGTGCCTACGGCGACGGCCGCAACGGCTCGATCACCTTCACCTGGTCGTTCTGA
- the yihA gene encoding ribosome biogenesis GTP-binding protein YihA/YsxC, with amino-acid sequence MSLLIERARYHLSAHNARQLPPDEGAEVAFAGRSNAGKSSALNALTRQNALARVSKTPGRTQQLVFFQITPEASLVDLPGYGYAKVPLELQAHWQAFIDKYFRTREALRGLVVVMDIRHPLKDYDRQMLAYAVQRGLPAHALLTKADKLSRSQQMQTLQKVRKELHSAYGDTVSVQVFSGEDRTGVEEARGVIGGWLGLE; translated from the coding sequence ATGTCATTGCTCATCGAACGCGCCCGCTACCACCTCTCGGCCCACAACGCGCGGCAGCTGCCGCCCGATGAAGGGGCCGAAGTGGCCTTCGCCGGCCGCTCCAACGCTGGCAAGTCCAGTGCCCTCAACGCGCTGACCCGGCAGAACGCGCTGGCCCGCGTGTCCAAGACGCCCGGCCGCACCCAGCAGCTGGTGTTCTTCCAGATCACCCCGGAAGCCAGCCTGGTCGATCTGCCCGGCTACGGCTATGCCAAGGTGCCGCTGGAACTGCAGGCGCACTGGCAGGCCTTCATCGACAAGTACTTCCGCACCCGCGAGGCACTGCGTGGCCTGGTGGTGGTGATGGATATCCGCCACCCGCTGAAGGACTACGACCGGCAGATGCTGGCCTACGCCGTGCAGCGTGGCCTGCCGGCGCACGCGCTGCTGACCAAGGCCGACAAGCTCAGCCGCAGCCAGCAGATGCAGACCCTGCAGAAGGTGCGCAAGGAACTGCATTCGGCCTATGGCGATACGGTGAGCGTGCAGGTGTTTTCCGGCGAAGACCGTACCGGCGTGGAAGAAGCGCGCGGGGTGATCGGCGGCTGGCTGGGGCTGGAATAA
- a CDS encoding MBL fold metallo-hydrolase: MTPRHLPLCGALLLAIAGLPSAAHAEATTPAPTQQVPGVYHQRIGNLQVTALFDGVVALGRQEVVDVPPTLVSRLLEGRYVPEDSKGLQTAVNAYLVRQGNHLTLVDTGTAQCFGPGLGQVLANLRAAGIDPAQVDDILLTHAHPDHMCGVLDAQGQPAYPNATVWLTQADADYWLDPASAASAPEGVRFAFPLARNAVAPYQAAGRLRTFQPGDALPAGAVAMDTHGHTPGHVSYRFDSQGQSLLVWGDVLHFHAVQFAHPEAAFEADADRPAATASRRSVLQQATAKGWWVAGAHLPFPGLGHVRSEGQAYAWVPAEYSPL, from the coding sequence ATGACCCCGCGTCACCTGCCGCTGTGCGGCGCCCTGCTGCTGGCCATTGCCGGCCTGCCCTCCGCCGCACATGCCGAAGCCACCACCCCCGCCCCCACCCAGCAGGTGCCCGGCGTCTATCACCAGCGCATCGGCAACCTGCAGGTCACCGCCCTGTTCGACGGCGTGGTGGCACTGGGTCGACAGGAAGTGGTGGACGTACCGCCCACCCTGGTCAGCCGCCTGCTGGAAGGCCGCTACGTGCCCGAAGACAGCAAGGGCCTGCAGACCGCGGTGAACGCCTACCTGGTGCGTCAGGGCAACCACCTCACCCTGGTCGATACCGGCACCGCGCAGTGCTTCGGCCCCGGCCTGGGCCAGGTGCTGGCCAACCTGCGCGCAGCGGGCATCGACCCGGCGCAGGTGGATGACATCCTGCTCACCCACGCCCACCCCGACCACATGTGCGGCGTGCTCGATGCGCAGGGCCAGCCGGCCTACCCCAATGCCACCGTGTGGCTCACCCAGGCCGATGCCGATTACTGGCTGGACCCGGCCAGCGCGGCCAGCGCGCCCGAAGGCGTGCGCTTCGCCTTCCCCTTGGCCCGCAACGCCGTGGCGCCGTACCAGGCCGCTGGGCGCCTGCGCACCTTCCAGCCCGGCGACGCGCTGCCCGCTGGCGCGGTGGCCATGGACACCCACGGCCATACCCCCGGCCATGTCTCCTACCGGTTCGACAGCCAGGGCCAGTCACTGCTGGTGTGGGGCGATGTGCTGCACTTCCACGCGGTGCAGTTCGCGCACCCGGAGGCCGCGTTCGAAGCCGATGCCGATCGCCCGGCAGCGACGGCCAGCCGGCGCAGCGTGCTGCAGCAGGCCACCGCCAAGGGCTGGTGGGTGGCCGGCGCGCACCTGCCGTTCCCCGGTCTGGGCCATGTGCGCAGCGAAGGCCAGGCCTATGCCTGGGTGCCGGCGGAATATTCGCCGCTGTAA
- a CDS encoding thiol:disulfide interchange protein DsbA/DsbL — protein MRLMSRLLLSLLVLLPLAACAATPANAPLVEGKDYERIAQPGPFQPLAGKIEVVEVFGYTCPHCAHFEPQLAAWAAKLPADVRFTPVPAAFGGPWDAWALAYYAADEVGVAKRSHAAVFKALHEDGSLPMQNVSADELATFYKAYGVAPDRYKQALRGEAVQQKVAAARAFAKRTQVPGTPAIIINGQYLVRGNSFEDQLRIASALIAQARASRGR, from the coding sequence ATGAGGTTGATGTCCCGCCTGTTGCTGTCCCTGCTGGTGCTGCTGCCGCTGGCGGCCTGCGCCGCCACCCCCGCCAACGCCCCGCTGGTGGAAGGCAAAGATTACGAGCGCATCGCCCAGCCCGGCCCGTTCCAGCCGCTGGCTGGCAAGATCGAAGTGGTGGAAGTGTTCGGCTACACCTGCCCGCACTGCGCCCACTTCGAGCCGCAGCTGGCCGCTTGGGCCGCCAAGCTGCCGGCCGACGTGCGTTTCACCCCGGTCCCGGCCGCCTTCGGGGGTCCGTGGGACGCCTGGGCCCTGGCCTATTACGCCGCCGATGAAGTAGGCGTCGCCAAGCGCAGCCATGCAGCGGTGTTCAAGGCCCTGCACGAAGACGGCTCGCTGCCCATGCAGAACGTGTCGGCCGATGAACTGGCCACCTTCTACAAGGCCTACGGCGTGGCCCCGGACCGCTACAAGCAGGCCCTGCGCGGTGAAGCCGTGCAGCAGAAGGTCGCCGCCGCCCGTGCCTTCGCCAAGCGCACCCAGGTGCCGGGCACCCCGGCCATCATCATCAATGGCCAGTACCTGGTGCGCGGCAACAGCTTCGAAGACCAGCTGCGCATTGCCTCGGCGCTGATCGCCCAGGCCCGCGCCAGCCGCGGCCGCTGA